A DNA window from Mytilus edulis chromosome 14, xbMytEdul2.2, whole genome shotgun sequence contains the following coding sequences:
- the LOC139503171 gene encoding uncharacterized protein, translating into MITVSIFLAITVHLQIVSGVLNDIVPIMAHRGEKVVLRCSSSGTEKSWFGPDLNDSAHESTLMYFSNHLKNPKLNLFNYFVQANEGNYDLTIFSFQKGDIGLYRCKFLNNRTFDETKYNVSLLDDVVETSKDYEDRKNLENTPGIQVNVKETSSQLSPRLSKPDSTLTITFIVVFLLVISLKIIGVAAQRKWGYLGKRMNSLVVSFRKDAERITLADDITEQPGLIDEPVEPTDGLHYLEVLMEPRTPTQARIRGIENRIMYSEIDHSLKA; encoded by the exons ATGATAACAGTGTCAATTTTTCTGGCCATTACAGTTCATTTACAAATAGTTTCag GAGTTCTAAATGATATAGTACCAATCATGGCTCATAGAGGAGAAAAAGTGGTTTTGAGATGTTCCAGTTCCGGAACTGAAAAGAGTTGGTTCGGACCAGATCTCAACGATTCTGCTCATGAAAGTACATTGATGTATTTTTCGAATCATCTTAAAAACCCGAAACTGAATCTATTCAATTACTTCGTTCAGGCAAATGAAGGAAACTATGACTTAACTATTTTCAGTTTCCAAAAGGGAGATATAGGTCTTTATCGATGCAAATTTCTAAATAACAGAACGTTTGATGAAACTAAGTATAATGTTTCATTATTAG ACGACGTCGTTGAAACATCCAAGGACTATGAAGACAGAAAGAATTTAGAAAACACACCAGGCATTCAAGTAAATGTCAAGGAAACCAGTTCTCAGT TAAGTCCTAGACTTTCAAAACCTGATTCGACATTAACGATAACATTTATCGTTGTATTTCTGCTCGTGATATCCCTGAAAATTATTGGAGTTGCTGCTCAAAGAAAGTGGGGATATTTAG GTAAAAGAATGAATTCCTTGGTTGTGTCATTCAGAAAGGATGCAGAAAG gaTTACGTTGGCTGACGATATTACAG aacAGCCTGGTCTTATTGATGAACCAGTGGAGCCTACA GATGGTTTGCATTATCTGGAGGTCTTAATGGAACCACGTACACCAACACAGGCCAGAATTCGAGGAATTGAAAACAGAATAATGTATTCAGAAATTGATCATTCATTAAAGGCATAA
- the LOC139504143 gene encoding uncharacterized protein, with product MDLKKLKSIRSGNRIAVTKLIRKIDAAKHDIDFDPEELTATFDNLIQKQKLLNNLNEQILNLTEAEDIEDEILDSDEYCINLETKIRHIRNFIQDTHTTSQSRQSETSSQILNVEHQPFVTANLTENSCTKPFQNPFSQASNTVSTNINPYTSASSQNHYLPKLTLPIFTGNILEWQTFWDSYECAIHLNPSLTDVQKFNYLKAHLQNEALRTIAGFALTNANYADAIILLKERFGQTHKITQAYIQALLEIPSPRNHLTSLRQFYDQMETYVRGLESLGQSQDSYGTLLVPIILKKLPGEIKKNLPVNMEQKTGYYETSGKVFAMK from the coding sequence ATGGATTTAAAGAAGCTCAAGTCGATACGATCCGGGAACAGAATTGCTGTTACCAAACTCATTCGAAAGATAGATGCAGCGAAGCATGATATAGATTTCGATCCAGAAGAATTAACCGCAACATTTGACAACCTTATCCAGAAGCAAAAGTTATTGAACAACTTGAACGAACAGATACTTAACCTAACGGAAGCAGAAGATATAGAAGATGAAATCCTAGACTCAGATGAGTAttgtataaatttagaaacaaaaatcAGACACATACGAAATTTTATTCAAGATACGCATACAACATCACAGTCACGTCAGAGCGAAACTTCATCACAAATACTAAATGTTGAACATCAACCGTTCGTCACAGCAAACCTCACAGAAAATTCATGCACGAAGCCGTTCCAAAATCCGTTCTCTCAAGCTAGTAACACAGTGAGTACTAATATAAATCCGTATACATCCGCAAGCAGTCAGAATCATTACTTACCCAAACTCACACTTCCGATATTCACAGGGAACATATTAGAGTGGCAAACTTTCTGGGATTCGTATGAATGCGCTATACATTTAAACCCTTCATTGACCGATGTCCAGAAATTTAATTACCTCAAAGCCCACTTACAGAATGAAGCATTACGCACCATAGCAGGTTTTGCGCTCACTAATGCAAACTATGCGGACGCCATTATTTTATTGAAGGAGAGATTCGGACAAACACACAAAATCACGCAAGCATACATTCAAGCATTATTAGAAATTCCATCACCACGAAACCATCTTACCAGTTTGAGACAATTCTATGATCAAATGGAAACTTACGTCAGAGGGCTAGAATCTTTGGGCCAGTCACAAGACTCGTATGGAACATTACTTGtaccaattattttgaaaaaattaccgggagaaattaaaaaaaacttgccCGTGAACATGGAACAGAAAACTGGTTATTACGAGACCTCCGGAAAAGTATttgcaatgaaataa